The nucleotide window ACCTTGTGCGTAGCCGTCTTCTCCAAAGGTTTAATGAAACTTATCCCAATTATGTTCGGTATCACCGTCGGTTATGTTCTCTGCCTTTTCATGGGACTCATTAATTTCCAACCCGTTTTAGATGCGCCTTGGTTTAGTTTGCCAAACATCACCACGCCGGAATTTAAATTAGAAGCCATTTTATATTTACTGCCAATTGCCATTGCGCCCGCTGTGGAACACGTTGGTGGCATTATGGCGATTAGTTCCGTGACCGGCAAAGACTTCATCAAAAAACCGGGGTTACACCGCACTTTGTTAGGTGATGGTATTGCAACCAGTGCCGCTTCCTTATTAGGCGGTCCACCAAATACGACCTATGCAGAAGTGACCGGTGCGGTCATGCTCACCCGTAATTTCAATCCAAATATCATGACTTGGGCGGCCGTCTGGGCAATTGCTATTTCCTTCTGTGGAAAAGTCGGTGCCTTTTTATCCACTATACCAACTATCGTGATGGGCGGTATCATGATGCTGGTATTCGGTTCCATTGCCGTTGTCGGTATGAGCACCTTGATCCGCGCCAAAGTCGATGTCACCGAGGCACGTAACCTTTGCATCATTGCTGTGGTCATGACATTTGGTATCGGTAACATGTTCGTTGATGTTGGTGGCGTGTCCTTAAAAGGAATCAGCCTTTGCGCGGTGGTTGCCATCATTTTGAACTTGGTATTACCTAAAGCGAAAAACGAAGCCGCATAAAACGCATATGTAACAGTCATTAGCAGGAAGGAAAAATATCCGCTAATGACTTTCTAATTTTAAAAATTTCGTTTATTCTTACCGCACTTTATTTCAGCATTTTCGGTATTTGATTTGAGCGAGCCACATTTCCAACTTCCTCTCCCCATTCATCAATTTGATAATGACACGCTGGAAAATTTTTACGCGGAAAACAATCAGCTTCTGCTCAGCTCCTTGCAAAAAAACTTTTCCCATCTCAGCCAACCTTTTTTCTATCTTTGGGGGCAGCGTGGTTGTGGAAAAAGCCATCTATTAAAAGCCATTTGTCATCATTACTTAACGCATCAGCGCCCTGCCTTATACGTGCCTTTGAACAAAGCACAATATTTCTCTCCGGCAGTACTGGAAAATCTAGAGCAACAAGAATTAGTGTGTTTGGATGATTTACAAGAAGTGATTGGTAATCCGGACTGGGAAGTGGCTATTTTCGATTTAATCAATCGAATCAGAGAGACCGGAAAAACGCTTTTAGTGATCGGCGCGGATCAATCGCCGACCAATTTATCGGTCCATTTACCGGATTTGGCGTCTCGTCTCACATGGGGCGAGGTGTATCAATTAATGCCGTTAAATGATCAACAAAAAATCACGGTCTTACAACTGGCAGCACATCAGCGCGGCATTGAATTGCCTGACGAAACGGCTAATTTTCTCTTCAAACGTTTAGAACGGGATATGAAAACCTTGTTTAATGCGTTAGAAAAACTCGATCAAGCCTCATTGCAGGCGCAACGTAAACTAACGATTCCCTTCGTTAAAGAAATTTTGGCGTTATAACAGCGGATGTTACAACCATCTGCGAGTACGTTGGCAGTACGCCGTAAATGCATCACCAAAAATATTTCGTAAATTTTCCTCTTCCCGCTTAATTTGAAATTCGGTGATATACCACACAAATAGTATCACACCTAATATAGCTGACAACGAGCCAAGGTAAGCATTCCACGCCAATAAAACAAAGGCTAAGCCTAGATACATTGGATTACGACTGTATTGATAAATTCCATTCGTCACTAATTGTGAGGTTTTTTCGATTTTTAGTGGATCAATCGTGGTTTTAGCGAATAAAAATTGTAAGACGCTCGCCATGCCGATCACGCAACCCATTCCGCCAAGTACAATCACCAACCACAATGGAGATGGAAATTGCCAAACAGGTGGGAGGATTTTCATTAGCAAAGCACAGAAGACAAAAATTAATGGGGGTGGAATAGGGATTTTGCGTTGATTATTCGCCATGATATTCCTCATTGTTAAAAGAAAGGCTTGGTTTTCCCAAGCCTTAAAAACTATAAATTATTTAACCGCACTTGAATGAGTTGTTGCTCTAACGGAGTGGCATTTTGCTGGGCTTGTTGATAAGCGCTTTTCGCAGCCTCCTTATCTCCTTTCGCCAACTGAATATCGCCAACTAAGATATTTTTAGCCCCATTCCAAGCCTCATCTTTCACTAATTTCAAACTGTCTAACGCCGGATCAAATTGTCCAAGCTGGAATTGTACCGCCGCCAAACGCAACGCCGTTACAGAAGATAAAATGTCATCCGTTGATTGCGCCACAGCCTGTTTTAACGCTTCTTCAGCCTGCGTAAAATCTTGTTTTTCAACAGCAATTTTGGCTTTATCTAACAAGGCTAACACCGCGTAGGCAGTTTTCTCATTATTTTTAATGAATTGAGCAAATTGCGCTTCTTGTGCTTGTGGATCTTTTTTATAGTTAAACAACACTTGCTCGTATTCAGCAGAAACATTGTGGATTTTTTGTAGCTGATAAGATTGCCAATAGTTCCAGCCGAATACGCCAACACAGGCAATCACAAAACAAGCAATAATAAACTTATAGTTTTCTTGCCACCACGCTTTAATCGCACTGAGTTCTTGTTCTTCTTCAATGGTATACGCCATGTTGTTTCCTTATTTGAATGTGTTTTGAATATGATTGATGATGTCGCTGAATGCCACAACGGCTTGTTCGCTATGTTGCAACAAGTTTTTTACCACCACTTGTTGATTTTTCACTTCATCCTCGCCGATAACTAAGGCTAACTTCGCACCACTTTTATCGGCTCGTTTAAATTGCTTTTTGAAATTCCCGCCGCTGCAGTGTAAAAGGGTACGTAAGTGCGGTAATTCTGAACGAAGTTTTTCTGCCAAATTAAAGGCGGCCACGGTAGTGCCTTCGCCTTGATAAACGATATAAATATCTACCGCACTTGGCAAGGTAATCTGTGTATTCACTTCCTGTACTAACAGGACCAAACGCTCCAAGCCCATAGCAAAGCCAACACCACTTGTGGCATGACCGCCTAGCTGTTCAACCAACCCATCGTAACGACCACCACCGCAGACGGTACCTTGTGCGCCTAAAGCGGAAGTTACCCATTCAAATACGGTTTTGTTGTAATAATCTAAGCCGCGCACCAATTTTTGATTGATTTCGTACTGAATGCCTAAACTATCCAGCAAGGCGCATAATTGCGCAAAATGTTCGCGGGAATCGTCATCAAGATAATCGTGTAATTTCGGTGCATCATTTAGCACTTCTTGAACACGTTGATCTTTACTGTCCAAAATCCGTAACGGATTGGTGGTTAAACGACGCTTGCTGTCTTCATCTAAAATATCAATGTGATTTTGTAAAAAATCGACCAAGGCTTGACGATAATTTTTGCGCGCCTCTAGTGAACCGATGGAGTTAAGTTGAAGCGTAACATGGTCAAAAATGCCTAAATCCTTCCATAAACGGGCGGTTAAGGCGATAAGTTCCGCATCAATTTCCGGATTAGGAATACCAAAAATCTCTACGCCCACTTGATGAAACTGACGATAACGACCTTTTTGCGGACGTTCATAACGGAACATCGGCCCCATATACCATAAACGTTGTTCTTGGTTGTACAACAAACCGTGCTCGATACCGGCGCGAACACAACCTGCCGTGCCTTCCGGACGCAAAGTCAAACTTTCCTCATCACGGTCATCGAACGTAAACATTTCTTTTTCCACCACATCGGTGACTTCACCGATAGCGCGGGCGAATAACGGCGTGCTTTCCACAATTGGCATACGGATTTCCGCGTAACCATACGCACTTAAAACCGACCGCACTTTATTCTCAATCCATTGCCATAGCGGGGTTTCTGTTGGTAAGCAATCGTTCATACCACGAATTGCCTGAATAGTTTTTGCCACAATAACTTCCTGTGTTTATAAAAAATTAAAGAATACGATTTTTAGGATCTTGTTGCGCAACACGGGCGCGAATTTTTGCTTCTAATTGATTAATTAAATCATCGTTATCAAAACGTTCTTTCTGACGTTCGCCGTCAAGATAATAGCCGCTTTTCTTATTGCCGCCGGTGACGCCTAAATCAGACACTAACGCTTCCCCCGGGCCATTGACGACACAGCCGATAATTGACACATCCATCGGCGTAATAATATCTTCTAAACGTTGTTCGAGCGCATTTACGGTGCCAATCACATCAAATTCCTGACGAGAACAGGTCGGGCAAGCAATAAAGTTAATGCCACGAGAACGAATACGCAGTGATTTTAAAATATCAAAGCCCACTTTGATTTCTTCCACCGGATCGGCGGCTAAAGACACTCGCAGGGTGTCACCGATCCCTTCAGCCAATAACATACCTAATCCGATGGCAGATTTCACTGCACCGGCACGCGCACCACCGGCTTCGGTAATACCCAAATGCAACGGCTGTTTAATCGCCTTGGCGAGTAAGCGATAAGATTCCACTGCCAAATACACATCGGAGGCTTTAACGCTCACTTTAAATTGATCGAAGTTCAAACGATCTAAAATTTCAACATGGCGCAATGCCGATTCCAACAATGCCTGTGGCGTCGGTTCACCGTATTTTTCCTGAATATCTTTTTCCAGTGAGCCGGCATTCACCCCAATACGAATGGGAATATTTTTATCTTTAGCGCAATCCACTACGGCGCGAATACGATCTTCACGTCCGATATTACCCGGATTGATACGCAAGCAGTCCACACCGTATTCAGCGACTTTCAGCGCAATGCGATAATCAAAATGAATATCAGCGACTAACGGTACGTTCACTTGCTGTTTAATTAATTTGAACGCTTCCGCCGCTTCCATGGTTGGCACGGACACCCGTACAATATCGGCACCAACGCGCTCTAACGATTTGATTTGCGCGACCGTGGCTTCAACATCGGTCGTTCTTGTGTTGGTCATCGACTGCACCGCAATCGGTGCATCACCCCCGATGGGTACATTTCCTACATAAATTTTCGTGGATTCTCTACGCTGAATTTTTGGCTTTTCTAACATTGTTCGCCCATTATTGAGGTAATTTAAATTTTGCGACACGCCCATCTACCGTTAACGGGAAAGCTTCGCCTTTATATGTAATTTTCACATTTGCCGGCGCACCGATAATCAAAGAATAAGGTTCACCTTCGCTGAAATTGAGGACATCGCCTTGCTTATATTCTTTTTGCGCTAACACTTTTCGGTTCTTGTCTTTCACACTGATCCAGCAATTACCGATAACTTCAATGTATAAAGCCTCTTTTGTCGCAGCTGCAGAAACACTTGCATTTTCCACCGCACTTTGTTGTTGCGGCTGTTGCGCTGTGGTTGCCTCCGCAGTTGATGCCGATTTCATACCGGTGATTTTATCCATTTCCGCTTGTAATGCATTAGTTGGTGCCGGTGTACTAGACTCATTCGCCGATGGCGTTGTCGGGGCGCTTGTTACTGAGCTGCCCGTAGTAGAACCTGTTGCGGTAATAACACCGGTAGCATCTTGCGGTTTGTCATTGGATACTGCAGCAGGTGTTGAGGTGGTTGCCATGGTTTGGGTGTAGGCGTTGACTAAATTATCGCGCTCTTCATTGGTATGCTGATGATTTTCCCACCACCACATTCCTGTCATACCGATCACGATAAGCACTACCAGCGCAGTTAAATAACCGATCCAACGATGATGTGATGTGTATTGATTGACAGCATGTGTCGCTCTCGCATTTTTGCCTAAATCATTTTCTTGGTCATGACCAAAATGTACTAAATTTGTCCATTCAGATTCCGGAATGCGTAAAAATTTAGCATAGTTTCGCACATAACCTCGCATGAATGTCGCCGGAACGGCTGCATTCACAAATTGATTTTCTTCAAGAGTTTTTAAGATTGATGGGCGTAATGCGATAGCTTCAGCGACCTCTTCCAAAGAAAGGTGTAACGCTTCTCGCGCAATACGAAATTTATCACCGAGCGTTATTTCTGGTGAATCGGTTTGGCATTCTTGTGTGTTCATAAACGAAAGTTTTTTTACTAAAATTTAACAGGTAAAGTTTAAGGTTGTCAGGCGTCTTTTGCAACTGTTATATAGCGTGATTCTGTGCCACGAGAGAATTTGTTAAG belongs to Aggregatibacter sp. 2125159857 and includes:
- a CDS encoding RodZ family helix-turn-helix domain-containing protein, whose protein sequence is MNTQECQTDSPEITLGDKFRIAREALHLSLEEVAEAIALRPSILKTLEENQFVNAAVPATFMRGYVRNYAKFLRIPESEWTNLVHFGHDQENDLGKNARATHAVNQYTSHHRWIGYLTALVVLIVIGMTGMWWWENHQHTNEERDNLVNAYTQTMATTSTPAAVSNDKPQDATGVITATGSTTGSSVTSAPTTPSANESSTPAPTNALQAEMDKITGMKSASTAEATTAQQPQQQSAVENASVSAAATKEALYIEVIGNCWISVKDKNRKVLAQKEYKQGDVLNFSEGEPYSLIIGAPANVKITYKGEAFPLTVDGRVAKFKLPQ
- the ispG gene encoding flavodoxin-dependent (E)-4-hydroxy-3-methylbut-2-enyl-diphosphate synthase, which codes for MLEKPKIQRRESTKIYVGNVPIGGDAPIAVQSMTNTRTTDVEATVAQIKSLERVGADIVRVSVPTMEAAEAFKLIKQQVNVPLVADIHFDYRIALKVAEYGVDCLRINPGNIGREDRIRAVVDCAKDKNIPIRIGVNAGSLEKDIQEKYGEPTPQALLESALRHVEILDRLNFDQFKVSVKASDVYLAVESYRLLAKAIKQPLHLGITEAGGARAGAVKSAIGLGMLLAEGIGDTLRVSLAADPVEEIKVGFDILKSLRIRSRGINFIACPTCSRQEFDVIGTVNALEQRLEDIITPMDVSIIGCVVNGPGEALVSDLGVTGGNKKSGYYLDGERQKERFDNDDLINQLEAKIRARVAQQDPKNRIL
- the hda gene encoding DnaA inactivator Hda — encoded protein: MSEPHFQLPLPIHQFDNDTLENFYAENNQLLLSSLQKNFSHLSQPFFYLWGQRGCGKSHLLKAICHHYLTHQRPALYVPLNKAQYFSPAVLENLEQQELVCLDDLQEVIGNPDWEVAIFDLINRIRETGKTLLVIGADQSPTNLSVHLPDLASRLTWGEVYQLMPLNDQQKITVLQLAAHQRGIELPDETANFLFKRLERDMKTLFNALEKLDQASLQAQRKLTIPFVKEILAL
- a CDS encoding NCS2 family protein, with translation MTHTTQAPITEQQSSVKQAFVGLQMLFVAFGALVLVPLITGLDANTALLTAGIGTLLFQLCTGKQVPIFLASSFAFIAPIQYGVATWGIPATMGGLACAGLVYLALSTLVKLRGAAALERIFPPVVVGPVIIIIGMGLAPVAVDMALGKNSAYQYNDAVLVSMVTLITTLCVAVFSKGLMKLIPIMFGITVGYVLCLFMGLINFQPVLDAPWFSLPNITTPEFKLEAILYLLPIAIAPAVEHVGGIMAISSVTGKDFIKKPGLHRTLLGDGIATSAASLLGGPPNTTYAEVTGAVMLTRNFNPNIMTWAAVWAIAISFCGKVGAFLSTIPTIVMGGIMMLVFGSIAVVGMSTLIRAKVDVTEARNLCIIAVVMTFGIGNMFVDVGGVSLKGISLCAVVAIILNLVLPKAKNEAA
- a CDS encoding YfgM family protein, with product MAYTIEEEQELSAIKAWWQENYKFIIACFVIACVGVFGWNYWQSYQLQKIHNVSAEYEQVLFNYKKDPQAQEAQFAQFIKNNEKTAYAVLALLDKAKIAVEKQDFTQAEEALKQAVAQSTDDILSSVTALRLAAVQFQLGQFDPALDSLKLVKDEAWNGAKNILVGDIQLAKGDKEAAKSAYQQAQQNATPLEQQLIQVRLNNL
- the hisS gene encoding histidine--tRNA ligase, which codes for MAKTIQAIRGMNDCLPTETPLWQWIENKVRSVLSAYGYAEIRMPIVESTPLFARAIGEVTDVVEKEMFTFDDRDEESLTLRPEGTAGCVRAGIEHGLLYNQEQRLWYMGPMFRYERPQKGRYRQFHQVGVEIFGIPNPEIDAELIALTARLWKDLGIFDHVTLQLNSIGSLEARKNYRQALVDFLQNHIDILDEDSKRRLTTNPLRILDSKDQRVQEVLNDAPKLHDYLDDDSREHFAQLCALLDSLGIQYEINQKLVRGLDYYNKTVFEWVTSALGAQGTVCGGGRYDGLVEQLGGHATSGVGFAMGLERLVLLVQEVNTQITLPSAVDIYIVYQGEGTTVAAFNLAEKLRSELPHLRTLLHCSGGNFKKQFKRADKSGAKLALVIGEDEVKNQQVVVKNLLQHSEQAVVAFSDIINHIQNTFK
- a CDS encoding isoprenylcysteine carboxylmethyltransferase family protein; this encodes MANNQRKIPIPPPLIFVFCALLMKILPPVWQFPSPLWLVIVLGGMGCVIGMASVLQFLFAKTTIDPLKIEKTSQLVTNGIYQYSRNPMYLGLAFVLLAWNAYLGSLSAILGVILFVWYITEFQIKREEENLRNIFGDAFTAYCQRTRRWL